The following are encoded in a window of Salinibacter ruber DSM 13855 genomic DNA:
- a CDS encoding prolyl oligopeptidase family serine peptidase: MTRFSSLLLALSVLLLPLRPAQGQPAERTSSLTVEQIMQAPETWIGDWPTNARWHESGQALYFNWNPGGDFPSDSLYKVSRSGGAPQKVSPAERRSNPPTFDGWHHGEHVYTDDFSRKVYAADGDLYLYNRETDTQTRLTDTPAREGNPRFGLEEDRVLFERDDNLFSVHLSTGQIRQLTNVQSGREPQEGAPSPRERFLEEQQLELFETLRERNEEEEQADEARERDREADDPPPPFYTGDAEVSALRMDPTERFVTIAQQSQPDAADPTQVIDYVTESGQADVRRARPKVGIPPGDFALHVQDLKRDTTIAVNLHQLPGAYDVPAYRQEQGAELDSSEAKRALYSYGPYWSADGDHGVLVVRADNNKDRWIARLDPETGDLTVLDRQHDTAWIGGPGISAYGGPGNVGWMPDGEHFYFQSEATGYSHLYTVDVETGETTQLTSGDFEVLDARLSQDGSTWTLTTNRHSPHQQHVERMPADGGDITRLTQMTGTHDAVLSPDGTRLATLYSTTNQPADLYLKDATADADPVRITESPTDEWAAYDWRMPELTRFEASDGVEVPAHVFRPDNPNGAAVFFVHGAGYLQNVLKDFPPYFREYMFHNMLTDLGYTVVDVDYRGSAGYGRDWRTAVYRHMGGRDLQDYVDAAKWVGDTYGIPAERRFIYGGSYGGFMTLMALFTEPEHFGGGAALRSVTDWAHYNDVYTSNILNTPQTDSLAYARSSPIYHAEGLEDPLLMPHGLVDTNVQPQDIFRLTQRLIELGKENWELAIYPVEGHGFEEPSSWTDEYRRIFELIQESVGPERPQN, translated from the coding sequence ATGACTCGCTTTTCCTCTCTTCTCCTCGCTCTCTCCGTTCTTCTTCTCCCCCTGCGCCCAGCGCAGGGACAGCCCGCCGAGCGCACCTCGTCGCTCACGGTTGAGCAAATCATGCAGGCACCCGAGACGTGGATCGGCGACTGGCCGACCAATGCACGCTGGCACGAAAGTGGACAGGCCCTCTATTTCAACTGGAACCCAGGCGGGGATTTTCCCAGTGATTCGCTCTACAAAGTGTCGCGCAGCGGCGGCGCCCCCCAAAAAGTGTCCCCGGCGGAGCGACGGTCCAACCCCCCCACGTTCGACGGCTGGCACCATGGCGAGCACGTCTACACCGACGACTTTTCCCGGAAGGTCTACGCCGCCGACGGCGACCTGTACCTCTACAACCGCGAGACGGACACCCAGACGCGGCTCACCGACACCCCGGCCCGCGAAGGCAATCCGCGGTTCGGCCTGGAGGAGGACCGGGTCCTGTTCGAGCGAGACGACAACCTGTTTTCTGTCCACCTCAGCACCGGCCAGATTCGGCAATTGACCAACGTGCAGTCCGGGCGCGAACCGCAAGAAGGCGCGCCGTCCCCCCGCGAGCGGTTCCTCGAAGAACAGCAACTGGAGCTCTTCGAGACCCTCCGCGAGCGAAACGAGGAGGAAGAGCAGGCCGACGAAGCGCGAGAGCGAGACCGCGAGGCCGACGACCCGCCGCCCCCCTTCTACACCGGAGACGCCGAGGTGAGTGCCCTTCGCATGGATCCGACCGAGCGGTTCGTGACCATCGCGCAGCAGTCCCAACCGGACGCCGCCGACCCCACGCAGGTCATTGATTACGTCACGGAATCGGGCCAGGCCGACGTACGGCGCGCCCGGCCCAAGGTTGGCATCCCGCCCGGCGACTTTGCGCTGCACGTGCAGGACCTGAAACGGGACACGACGATTGCGGTCAATCTGCACCAGCTCCCCGGTGCCTACGACGTGCCGGCCTACCGGCAGGAGCAGGGCGCAGAGCTTGATTCCAGCGAGGCGAAGCGGGCCCTCTACAGCTACGGGCCCTACTGGAGCGCGGACGGAGACCACGGGGTTCTCGTGGTACGGGCGGACAACAACAAGGACCGGTGGATCGCCCGTCTCGACCCCGAAACAGGCGACCTGACGGTGCTCGATCGGCAGCACGACACGGCCTGGATTGGGGGGCCCGGCATCAGCGCATACGGCGGGCCCGGGAACGTGGGGTGGATGCCCGACGGGGAGCACTTTTACTTTCAGAGCGAGGCCACCGGCTACAGCCACCTCTACACCGTCGATGTCGAAACCGGCGAGACCACCCAACTCACGAGCGGGGACTTTGAGGTGCTCGACGCGCGGCTGTCGCAGGACGGCTCGACGTGGACGCTGACCACCAACCGGCACTCGCCGCACCAGCAACATGTGGAGCGAATGCCCGCCGACGGCGGCGACATCACCCGCCTCACCCAGATGACGGGCACCCACGACGCGGTCCTGAGTCCCGACGGGACTCGCCTCGCCACGCTCTATTCCACCACCAACCAGCCCGCCGACCTCTATCTCAAAGACGCCACGGCGGACGCGGACCCGGTCCGCATCACCGAGTCCCCCACCGACGAGTGGGCCGCGTACGATTGGCGCATGCCGGAACTCACCCGCTTTGAGGCCTCGGACGGGGTGGAGGTGCCCGCCCACGTCTTTCGGCCCGACAATCCGAACGGCGCGGCCGTTTTCTTCGTCCACGGCGCCGGCTATCTGCAAAACGTCCTCAAAGACTTTCCCCCGTACTTCCGCGAGTACATGTTCCACAACATGCTCACGGACCTCGGCTACACGGTGGTCGACGTGGACTACCGCGGGTCGGCGGGCTACGGGCGCGACTGGCGCACGGCCGTCTACCGCCACATGGGGGGGCGCGACCTGCAGGACTACGTCGACGCCGCCAAGTGGGTGGGGGACACCTACGGCATTCCCGCCGAGCGTCGGTTCATCTACGGCGGCTCGTACGGCGGCTTCATGACCCTGATGGCCCTCTTCACCGAACCGGAGCACTTCGGCGGCGGGGCCGCGCTCCGTTCGGTTACCGACTGGGCCCACTACAACGACGTCTACACGTCCAACATCCTTAACACCCCGCAAACCGACTCGCTCGCCTACGCCCGCTCCTCCCCCATCTACCACGCGGAGGGGCTGGAGGACCCGCTCCTGATGCCCCACGGCCTCGTCGACACGAACGTGCAGCCGCAGGACATCTTCCGGCTCACCCAGCGCCTCATCGAGCTCGGCAAGGAGAACTGGGAGCTGGCGATCTATCCGGTGGAGGGCCACGGGTTCGAAGAGCCCTCGAGCTGGACGGACGAGTACCGGCGCATTTTCGAACTCATTCAGGAGAGTGTCGGGCCGGAGCGGCCTCAGAACTGA
- a CDS encoding YopX family protein, translating into MPAPEFRVWDGDEMIYVNDSAVWSLKIEDSSDWTLHRKTRLHCRESPDTSLMQHIGLADAEGKQIFDGDILQDGDGAVAMVRWASDAGGYVLLRENGNPVGLSEANIQNGPWRVAGNLHETPNRIDPDLSRLLNRLREYTGEVECPMCGGTEFEAGGTPEDRQGPIAVHCVRCHHVMLFHDDVLR; encoded by the coding sequence ATGCCAGCTCCAGAATTTCGTGTGTGGGACGGAGATGAAATGATTTATGTCAACGACAGCGCCGTCTGGTCGCTCAAGATCGAGGACTCTTCGGATTGGACCCTTCACCGCAAGACCCGGCTCCACTGCCGGGAGTCTCCGGACACGAGCCTCATGCAACACATTGGACTGGCCGATGCCGAGGGGAAGCAGATCTTCGACGGCGACATCCTGCAGGATGGGGACGGGGCGGTCGCGATGGTCCGCTGGGCGTCGGACGCGGGGGGATACGTCCTTCTACGAGAAAACGGCAATCCCGTCGGGCTCTCCGAGGCCAACATTCAGAACGGGCCCTGGCGCGTTGCGGGCAATCTCCACGAAACCCCGAACAGGATCGACCCGGACCTGAGCCGACTTCTGAACCGCCTCCGAGAGTATACCGGCGAGGTGGAGTGTCCGATGTGTGGCGGGACCGAGTTTGAGGCGGGCGGCACCCCGGAAGACCGTCAGGGCCCTATCGCGGTTCACTGCGTGCGCTGTCACCACGTTAT
- a CDS encoding arylsulfotransferase family protein has translation MYDRSGARTVDSSRIQPGLTAITSTWQTKDTWSAGVRLIDRTGQVVHQWSVDKGSLFPDSLDLRWTYPEVRALHGSHVTPDGDLLVNLSRVGTVRLDACGQIQWRLAEGNHHSIAQAHDGTFWIPGTSRRPRQTSTAHPNGYSGLDESVWIERLLHVGENGDLLQNINVLDVLYANDLERYAVKVNQPEAGTDGPGTKDLLHLNDVEPLSPRMADEYPLFDAGDLLVSLREPHLVFVLDPDTKETKWHASAPFIQQHDPDFVGDGWIGVFDNNEDFTERGTMLGGSRIVAMQPHTDSMEIRFPTSASDPFYTDVRGKFQRMPNGNMLLTEAQAGRVVEVDSTGQTVWEWVHPPYDARQVPVVTKATRLNLTRQQVDAWACSSGNTSAVP, from the coding sequence GTGTACGATCGTTCTGGCGCCCGAACTGTAGATTCGAGCCGCATTCAGCCCGGACTCACGGCCATCACGTCTACGTGGCAGACGAAGGACACGTGGTCGGCCGGCGTGAGGCTCATTGACCGCACGGGGCAGGTGGTTCACCAGTGGTCCGTCGATAAGGGGTCACTCTTTCCCGACTCACTCGACCTGCGTTGGACATACCCCGAGGTTCGGGCCCTGCACGGGTCCCATGTCACCCCAGACGGAGATCTCCTCGTCAATCTCTCCCGTGTCGGTACCGTGCGGCTGGACGCGTGCGGGCAGATCCAGTGGCGCTTGGCGGAGGGAAACCACCACTCGATTGCGCAGGCACACGACGGTACGTTTTGGATTCCAGGAACGAGCCGGCGGCCCCGTCAGACGAGCACGGCCCACCCCAACGGATATTCCGGACTCGACGAGTCGGTGTGGATCGAGAGGTTACTGCATGTGGGCGAAAACGGAGACCTGCTGCAAAACATTAATGTGCTCGACGTTCTCTACGCGAACGACCTAGAGCGGTACGCAGTCAAGGTCAACCAGCCGGAGGCCGGCACGGACGGCCCCGGGACAAAAGACCTGCTGCACCTCAACGACGTGGAGCCGCTCTCCCCCAGGATGGCTGACGAATACCCCCTCTTCGACGCCGGCGACCTCTTGGTTTCGCTTCGGGAACCGCACCTCGTCTTTGTCCTCGACCCCGACACGAAGGAGACCAAGTGGCATGCCTCAGCGCCCTTCATCCAACAGCACGATCCCGATTTCGTCGGAGACGGCTGGATTGGCGTCTTCGACAACAACGAAGACTTTACCGAACGGGGGACGATGCTCGGGGGGAGCCGAATCGTGGCCATGCAGCCCCACACCGACTCGATGGAGATCCGATTCCCCACGTCCGCCTCGGACCCTTTCTACACGGATGTTCGGGGCAAATTTCAACGCATGCCGAATGGCAACATGCTGCTGACTGAGGCGCAGGCGGGGCGGGTTGTGGAGGTCGATTCCACAGGCCAAACGGTTTGGGAATGGGTTCATCCGCCCTACGACGCACGCCAGGTGCCCGTGGTTACAAAGGCCACCCGACTCAATCTCACACGGCAGCAGGTTGACGCGTGGGCGTGTTCGTCGGGGAATACGTCCGCTGTGCCATAG